The following is a genomic window from Acidobacteriota bacterium.
GCCAGGCGGGGTCGCGAGACGCCCCCGCCACTCCCAGTTCTCCGAAGAACTTCAGATGCTCGCTAAGCTGGGCCCTGTCATCGGTCTCGCTCATATCTGATCGACGTCCATTCCGTTCAAGGCCTGCGGTTACGCCACGCCGGGATTCCCGAGCCGGCTTTCGATCCGATCGAGAATCAGCCCGGCAATAGAGACCTTCGACTGGATGGGCAGCGGCTCGTTCGAATCCGGTCCAATCAAGGTGACAATGTTGGTGTCGGATTCGAATCCGGCTCCTTCCTGCAGGACGTCGTTGGCCACGATCAGATCGGCACCTTTTGCGGCGCGCTTGCGTTCGGCCCGTTCCACCGTGTCCCGGGTCTCGGCGGCGAACCCCACGATCACGGGCCGTTGGCCGCCGTGCGCCTTTCGCCACCGACCGATCTCGGCGAGGATGTCCGGCGTCCGCGTCAGCCTGACAGTGAGCGACTCGCTGGTCTTGGCGATTTTGTGGGCCTCCTGGTGTGCGGGCCGATAGTCGGCGACTGCCGCCGCCATCACGACCACATCGGCCTCCGGCAGGCGCGCCATCACGGCGTCCCGCATCTCGTCCGCGCTGCGCACGCGGACCAGCTCCGAGACATCCGGGGGTGGCACCACTGTCGGACCCGCCACCAGGGTGACGTCGGCGCCGCGCCGCGCGGCCTCGGCAGCGATGGCAAATCCCATCTTTCCGCTCGATCGATTGCCGAGGAACCTTACCGGGTCCAGATCCTCGAACGTCGGCCCTGCCGTCACGAGGATCCTGCGCCCGTCGAGCGTGCGACGCGGTTCCAGGATCCGCATCGCGGCCTCGACGATGGTCGCCGGTTCGGCGAGACGGCCTTTGCCGGTCCAGCCACACGCCAGGTACCCGGAATCGGGCTGGAGGACATGCACGCCGCGTTCGGCCAGCATCTTCAGGTTGGCCGAGGTCGCCGGATGTTCGAGCATGTGGGTGTTCATCGACGGCGCGACCAGCACCGGCGCGCGCGTCGCGAGATACAGCGTCGAGAGAAAATCGTCCGCGATGCCCGCGGCGAACTTGCCCAGAATGTTGGCAGTGGCCGGTGCGACGAGGAGCAGATCGATGGACGAGGCGAGCGCGATGTGCTCGATGTCCGCGTTGGCGCCCTTCTCCCATTGGGTCGTCACGACGCGCCGTTTCGTGATCGCCTCGAAGGTCACCGGGCCGACAAACCGCCGCGCGTTCCTCGTCATGATCGCCACGACGTCGTGGCCGCGCTTCTGGAGGCCCCTCGCCACGTCGATGGCTTTGTACGCCCCGATGCCGCCTGTCACGCCGAGTGCTATCAGAGCCATGAGGCACTCCATCCCCACACGGGCACGGCATGCCGTGCCCCTACGAGTTCATTCTTCCTTCTTCGGTCCCGGCACACTGAATGTCGCCGCAATGCGTTCGGCCATCGGCGTCGCGGCCGCCAGCCTCAGGCGCGCGGCCGTGACGATGGCGCGAAGCTCCTCGACGGCCTCGCCGACCTCGTCATTGACGACCACAAAGTCGTACTCGCGGAACGCTCTGATTTCTTCCCGGGCCACGTCGAGGCGGCGCTGAATCTGGGCCTCGCTGTCGGTGCACCGGCCCCGCAGCCGCGATTCGAGCACCTCGAGCGACGGAGGCATGACGAACACCGTC
Proteins encoded in this region:
- the coaBC gene encoding bifunctional phosphopantothenoylcysteine decarboxylase/phosphopantothenate--cysteine ligase CoaBC, with amino-acid sequence MALIALGVTGGIGAYKAIDVARGLQKRGHDVVAIMTRNARRFVGPVTFEAITKRRVVTTQWEKGANADIEHIALASSIDLLLVAPATANILGKFAAGIADDFLSTLYLATRAPVLVAPSMNTHMLEHPATSANLKMLAERGVHVLQPDSGYLACGWTGKGRLAEPATIVEAAMRILEPRRTLDGRRILVTAGPTFEDLDPVRFLGNRSSGKMGFAIAAEAARRGADVTLVAGPTVVPPPDVSELVRVRSADEMRDAVMARLPEADVVVMAAAVADYRPAHQEAHKIAKTSESLTVRLTRTPDILAEIGRWRKAHGGQRPVIVGFAAETRDTVERAERKRAAKGADLIVANDVLQEGAGFESDTNIVTLIGPDSNEPLPIQSKVSIAGLILDRIESRLGNPGVA